The Roseofilum casamattae BLCC-M143 genome includes the window TCCGGTAATAAAGTAGCTCAAAGAGTCATCATTCGCATCTCTTGCGCTAACTGCGATAACGTCTGTCCTATTTTCAACGATACTCACAGTTGAATTAGAAATAATGGTTGGGGCTTGGTTAATGACTCCATTGCCACTCAAAAATTCACCTGAATCTCCCCTTAACTTGATAATGTAGACATCGCTACCGCCCCCACCGGTCAGATCGGCAATACCATCTCCATTCAAGTCTACCTCTTCCCTAAAAGAACCAGTCACGAATACATCGCCGTTATGATCTGTGGTGATATCATACCCATAGTCAAGATCGATACCACCTACCTGTGTAACCCAATCTAGGGTGCCATTACTGTCATATTTTGCAATGTAGGCATCACTCTCACCGGTACTAGTAATGTCTGTGATGTCATCTCCCTCTACGTCTATGCTTCCCGTAAAATTTCCAGTGATATAAACATTACTATTGTCATCTGTAGTAATATCATCGCCATAGTCATGGCCATTTCCTCCTATCTGAGTCGCCCAAAGGAGAGAACCATCATCACTGTATTTGACTATATAAGAATCAAAGCCTCCAGTACTAGTCAGATCGACTGTACCATCCCCATCTAAGTCTAGACTTCCTTGGAAAGATCCAGTTAGCAATGAGTTATCATTGTTGTCGATAACGATACTATTGGCCTTATCAGAGCCACTATTACCAAATGATTTAACCCAAGTCAGAATACCATCATTGCTATATTTTGCAATGTAGGCATCATCAGAACCAAGACTAGTAAGGTCGATTACGCCGTCTCCATCTAAGTCTATGGTTTCCTTAAAAAAGCCAGTGACATATACGTTACCATTACTGTCAACATCAAGTCCTAAATTTTGGTCGTTACCAGTACCACCAAACTGAGTACTCCAAGCAAGAGAATTATCACTATTATATTTAGCTATATAGCCATCCGCCAATCCACGACTCGTGAAGTTAGGGGTTCTATCTCCATCAAGATCTATAGTTCCGTAGAAAAATCCAGAAGTATAGAAATTGTTATTGCTATCAGTAACAATATGGGTATTCAAATTAGTGCTCGCTCCACTCAAGTGATTGACCCAAGTTAGAGAGCCATCGCTACCGTATTTGGCTATGTAGGAATCAGAACTGCGATCTGTAGTCCAGAAATCAGCTCTTCCATCTCCATCAAAATCTATTCTTCCTAAGGAGAAACCTGTAGCATATATATTGCCTTGAGGATCTGTACTGATAGTTGTTCCATAGTCGCCACCAATACCACCAATTTGAGTAAGCCAAGTCAGACTGCCATCACTGTTGTATTTTGCAATGTAGGCATCACTATGACCAAGACTAGTGAGATCGGCTGTTCCATCTCCATCAAGGTCTATACTTCCTTGGAAAGAGCCAATGGTATACACATTACCATTACTATCTGTATTAATATTTTTGCCATTATCAGAACCAGAACTGCCAAAACTCTTAATCCAACTTTTCTGTGGGTCAAATACTCCGGGATAGCTGATGACTATATCGGGCAGCCAAGGTACGAACCAGTCTAGGTTCCACGTTCCTCCTTTCGCTGCATTTCCGACTCGCTGGGTTGAGGCTTTGACGGTAGTTCCAGTTATCTTCTCGAGCTGTTGCACGAAATTTTGTCCGGTTTCTGTGGCTGCGACTCGACATCCGTAGAGCAGAAGAGGAATGTTCCAGGTTGCGATCGCCTCTTGGTAATGCTTCAGAGTGTGTAGGTTCAGTCGAGTATTACCCAGGTACAAGCATCCTGGAGAACCGTGGGAAACAATGTGAATGCGCCTAGCTCTGACTTCCTGAAGGATTTGTGTAATTTGGACTACACCATCTTGATTCGAGTCCAGGAGTTTAACGACGGTATTCGGTTGGAGTCCTTGCAGCAGATGTTCCGGTGTATCGACTCCTGAGTCAATAACGACCAGTTCGGGAGCAGAAGAAAATTGCACGGGAATGAAAATTTGGAGAGTGTTAGGAAACGTTTTCATGGTAGATTACACCTCATCTGGGAGGAGTATAGAAGTGACTGAGTTATGGGATTGAATGGATCTAAACTAGCAGCTCTAGCTAGAGAGCGATCGCAGTGTAACACATAAATTTACATTATGAATTATACTTAATTTGTGAGTTTTATTTTACTCATGTGTCAGGAGTAGGTTTCCCGCGATCGCAAACAGCCGGTGTAGTCTGAGGTTTAGCCATTGCAGATCGGGAAAAGCAAGGAAAAATAAGTCACAGGAACTTCAATTACTGAAATCTGAAATAACGGTGAATGCTCGCGATGTTGGTAAAGGCGATCGCAAACATCGCTGAACGGGCAGATTGAGCGAGAATGCTAAGATATGCATCGTGCAATATTGCTTCCCACTTACCCGATCGCTTTGGCATGACCTTTTCTTCAATCAAACCTCGCACCTTGAAACTCTGGCTGGCCCTTAGTGTTGCTCTCTCGCCACTCCTCGCTACATTTAGTCTCGCTAAACCCAGTCAGGCCGCAGTCAATGCCTATTGCCAACTCTCGCCACAGGAAATGCAACAAAAAGCTCAGGTGCGGCAAGCAGCGTTGGGAGGTAATGCTAAAGCGCAGCAAGACTATCAGTCCTTATTGCAACAACACGCCACTCAACTGCAAAACTGTCGCGCGCGCACCTGGCCCCATACCCAAGCCATTTGGTTGCGCCTGTATCCCTGCGACCTATTTAATGGCAACTTAGATATCGTTATGGATCGAATTGTCGATCGCGGCTACAACGAAGTCTACATAGAAGTATTTTTCGACGGTCAAGTATTATTACCCAAAAACGATAACCCGACTCCCTGGCCCTCTGTAGTACGCTTGCAGGGACAGGAAAACGCCGATCTGTTGCAAATGGCGATCGCCAAAGCCAAGCAACGGGGACTGCGAGCCTATGCCTGGCTCTTTTCCATGAACTTTGGCTATAACTATAGTTTGCTGAGCGATCGTCAACAAGCCCTAGCCCGTAATGGCGAAAACCACACCAGCCTTTCAATTCACGAGCAGAAAGATACCAACTATGAAGTAGGAGATGTGGGAGGTGGCGATAGCGATCAAGTCTTTATCGATCCCTACCATCCCCAAGCCAAACGAGACTATTATTACTTAGTCAACTCCATTCTCAAGCGCCAACCGGATGGAATGCTCTTCGACTATATTCGCTATCCCCGCCTAACCGGAGGCGCATCCGTCGCCACAAAAATCCAAGATTTATGGATTTACGGCCCCGCCTCGCAACAAGCGTTGTACGGACGAGCGACGAATAATAAAGGACGAGAGTTAATTCAAGCTTATATTCGCCAAGGGTATGTCACCGCTGCCGATATTCAAAGTGCCGATCGCCGCTATCCTCAAGAAGGATACGCCCAATGGCAGGGACGCAACGCACCCCAAGGACGGCTCAGTCTGGCGCAACGGCGCGCTCGACTGCAAAAAGACTTATGGTTATTGGGAGTCGCTCATGCTCTGCAAGGAGTGATCGATTTTCTCGCTCTCGCCAGCGCGCCAGCACAACGCCAGGGACTACCTACCGGAGCAGTATTTTTCCCCGACGCAAACCAAGTGGTGGGTAAAGGCTATGACTCGCGGTTGCAACCTTGGGACAAGTTCCCCACCTCCATGGAATGGCATCCCATGGCTTATGCCGTCTGCGGTCAAACTGACTGTATTAGTAACTTAGTGCAACGAGTGTTGGGTATGGCTAGCTCTGATGTCCGAGTCAAACCGGTACTGGCTGGAGCTTGGGGACGCTCGATGAAAAACCGTCCCTCTCTGGAAGCGCAAATGGCCGACCTGCAACAGTGGCGCGGACAGATTTCTGGGATTAGTCATTTTGCCTTTTCCTGGCAAGAACCGGAAATCGACCGGCAGCGGCGATCGTGCCGAGCCAACTAGTTTCATATCTAACGAGACGTTAGGGATGGGAGTTAAGCACTTCTAAGGTTTTTTGTATGGAGCTAAGCGGACTCGAACCGCTGACGTCCTGCTTGCAAAGCAGGCGCTCTACCAACTGAGCTATAGCCCCGAGTTTGGATTTGGGTAACTAACGCACCCGCACCTGAACTATCATACACAATAAGACTAGAATTTGCAAACAGGTCGAGCTGATTTTTTTTTGATAGGTGACTGTGATGCTTGTGGTTGCGACGTTTTACCAATTTTTTCCTTTTCCCGATTATGCCGAATGGCGATCGCCTTTACTAACCCTATGCACGGATAACCAGCTCAAAGGAACCATTCTGCTGGCGAGTGAAGGCATCAACAGCACGATCGCCGGATCTCGCGATGGAGTTAATACTTTGCTGGCCTACTTGCGATCGGATTCTCGGATCGACCGTCTCGAGTATAAAGAGTCTACTGCAGACGATTATCCCTTCGATCGCCTGAAGGTACGGCTCAAACAAGAAATTGTGACTCTCGGACAACCCGATATCGATCCCAACGCGCGCGTGGGAAGCTATGTCCGTCCGGAAGACTGGAACGAACTGATTAGCGACCCGGAAGTCACGGTTATCGATACGCGCAATGACTATGAAGTTGAAATTGGTTCGTTTCGCGGCGCAAAAAACCCAAATACTCACTCGTTTCGGGACTTTCCCGACTATGCCAAACATCGCCTTAAACCGCAAGAGCATCGGAAGATTGCCATGTTTTGCACCGGCGGGATTCGCTGCGAGAAAGCCACTGCTTTTTTACTGCAACAGGGATTTAAAGAAGTCTATCATCTGCAAGGCGGAATCCTCAAGTATTTAGAAGAGGTTCCAGCGCAAGAAAGTTTGTGGGAAGGGGAATGTTTTGTTTTCGACGGACGGATCTCGGTCAAACCAGGATTAGAACCCGGAAGTTACGATCTCTGTGCTGGATGCGGCCATCCTATTTCTGAGGAAGATAAAGCCTCGTCGCACTATGAAGCTGGAATTTGTTGCCCCCATTGTTACGATCGCCTGACTCCTGAAAAGCGATCGCGCCAACAAGCCAAGTACAAACAACGACAGCTCAAGAAAACAAGGGATAGCAAATAAATAAAATCCATCCTCCCACAAAGAAGATGCCAAACAGCCATAAGAGGAATGGCAACGTCCATTTTACCTCAAAGGAGCCGAGTAATGGCGTCGCAGAAATCAGTAAGAGGACAACAAATACCGTAAAGAGGAGCGCGATCGAAGAGGGATTAATCGCCATAATTGCTAAAGCCTCCAGACTTATTCTCTGAAATTAATTTTACCTTGGCGATCGCGAATTATTTGCCCATCTATTCTAAAATAATCCTAAAGTTCTGCTACTACTATGCCGAGTGAAATTGCGACCCGCGCTGAATTCTCCTATATTCGCTACGCACAATGTTGGGAAGATGCCGATATTCTTCTCGAAGGATTAGACATTCAACCTGGGGATACCTGTCTGTCGATCGCCTCTGCTGGAGATAATACCTTAGCCATGCTAACGCGATCGCCCAGTCGGGTCATTGCCCTCGATCTCTCTCCCGCCCAACTTGCCTGTCTAGAATTAAGAGTTGCCGCCTATCGCGAACTAACCCATCCGGAATTATTGTATCTAATTGGCAGCCCAAAAGATAGCAATAATGCCACAATTCAACAATATCGTCAAAGCCTCTATCAACGCTGTCGCCCGAACCTTTCTGCTGCGGTACAAAATTTTTGGGACGATCGCCCCAAACCGATCGAACAAGGAATTGGCAATGCCGGCAAATTCGAGCGCTATTTCCAACTATTTCGCGATCGCATTTTGCCCCTGATTCACCGGCGATCGCGCGTTGAAGAACTTTTAGCGGGAGGCAGCTTAGAGCAGCGACAACTTTTTTACAATAAACGTTGGAATACCATGGGCTGGCGGCTTTTATTTCGTCTCTTTTTCTCCCGTTGGTTTATGGGAAACTTCGGTCGCGATCCCAGTTTCTTCAAATATGTGGAAAGCAATGTCGCCGAACAAATAGCCCAACGCACGGCTTATGCTCTCACCCAACTCAATCCCTCTGATAATCCCTATCTCCAATGGATTTTAACCGGCCATTATACTACTGCTCTTCCCTATTCCTTACGCCCGGAAAACTTTGAGAAAATTCGCGATAATCTCGATCGCTTGGAATGGCATTGCAGTTCGGTCGAAGCATTCCTCGACTCCGTCGAAGATAATTACATCGATCGCTATAATTTAAGCGATATGTTTGAATATATGTCCTTAGAAACCTATCGCCAACTATTGGAGAAACTGATTCAAAAAGGGCGATCGGGCGGACGGCTCGCCTACTGGAATATGCTCGTTCCTCGCTCTTGTCCGGAAGAATGGTGCGATCGGATTAAATCTCTTACCGATCTCGCTACTAACTTACACGGACAAGATAAAGCTTTCTTTTATAGCTCCTTCCATGTTGAAGCATTGATATAGCGAGTTGAAATACAGTATTATCTGGATTATCTGGAATCGATAAGACTGGGGGCAATTAAAGCAGATTGGCTTGATAGTCGGGAAAGCTCATATCGGCACCGCGATAGACTGTAATGACGGTTTTCACGTTGCCGCGCCGGGTGAAATCGCCGATAATGCGCAATGCTTTCGGTTTGACTTCCGAGAACAAGCGATCGCCAATCTGATTTACCACGGTTTCATGACTGATTCGCTCTTGCCGAAAACTATTAATATAAAGCTTGAATGCTTTTAACTCCAACACCGACTCGTCGGGGTAATAATCAAAGACAATCGTGCCAAAATCAGGATAGCCCGATCGCGGACAAAGAGCGGTAAATTCTGGATGTTCGATATGAATTAAATAGTCGTGACTTCTAGAAGGGTTCGGCCACAGTTCTAGGGGAGATGTCGCTGCTGCTGCGATCGCGCGATCGCCATAAGTATCATCCATTTTATCGTCTGTTAACTTGCGATCGGATAACTCCATCTCTCCTCCGCGATACTTCCAAATGGGGTCGTCAACTCCCGCCTCGCGAAATCCGCGATCGCGCAAAACACAGGCATGACACTTACCGCATCCGCCCCGAACTCCAGCATAGCAAGTATGGGTTAATTCCATTACCTCCTCAAAGCGATCGCCGAGCACCTCTTGCGCCAACTTCACCGACTCCGCTTTCGTTAAATTCATCAACGGCGTATGAATGCGATAAGCACCCGCATCCCCATACATTCCCTCGCCCAAAGCCACTTTCATCCCGTCGATAAAACTCTGGCGACAATCCCAATATCCGGCAAAATCAGTCTGACAAACCCCGAGCACCATGTCCCGAACGCCCAACCGCGCTGCTCGATTGGCTGCCACCGTTAAAAATAAGATATTCCGCCCCGGAACAAATGTTGCCTCAATGCCCTCTGGCAGCTCCTCAGCGCTCTCATACTCCGCCAAAGGCTCCGAACTGACCAAAGGACTCGTGCTCTGCAAAATCGGCCCGATATCGACAATTTCATGACTGGTTAACCCCAAAGCATTTGCCACCGCCTTCGCGCTTTCCAGCTCGATCTGATGCCGCTGTCCGTAATCAAACGTTACGGCATGAACGCGATCGAACTGTTGCATCGCCAGAGCCGCGCAAGTTGTCGAGTCTTGTCCGCCAGAAAGAATTACCAGAGCTTCAGTTCCTGTCATCAGATCGTCGAGTAGTTATGCATGGCCATCTCAAATTCTAATCTGAAACTCAACGAAAACGGCGCCAGCGATCGCGATCGCTCCTGTCACGGTGCATCTGAGTCCCAATGCTTCATAAACTCATCAATATCCGCCGCTGCCTCCGCTAGGGTTTGGTCGTCAATGGTTTGCGGTTGTTGAAACTGATGAGTACTCAGGGGATTGCGATTCTTGGTTTCCCCATTCGGAATCTTGCCCATTTTTAGGGTCTCTTCCAACTGGTGTAAAGAGTGTTCAAACTCTTGCCGTGCATAATTGCGTTCGTGTTGTGTTTCTTGATTCATAGCTGTAGAGTCGCTCGTGAAGGCGATGTGGATTGATGCTAATAATGCAAGGATGCTCCCATACTCTTATAGTTATAACGCTTCATCTCGATAGGCAGCGTCGGGGTGTCAGCCATCAGAACGGCATTACCGAGTTTCAAGAAGCAACAAAACCGACTTTTTTTCTCCGTATTTCGAGAGCCGGCACGGGAGTTCACAAAATTTTAACAATTGTCCGTTGCAGTCACCCAGAAATCGCCTCAGTGTGGCTCGGTGAAAACTCCAATCTACTCCATCGCGATTATCTTCCGTTCCCCAGATCGTTGTAGAATCTAGGGCAGTGCGATCGCCAATTGCGGATCTTTCCCGGTTCATCGGAACATCTGCAATTGCGGGATGAGATTCAATTAAATCTGGCAGTAGGAATTTTAAGAATGAGCGAATTTGATTACGACCTAATAATTATTGGTGCAGGGGTAGGCGGACATGGAGCAGCGCTCCACGCCGTCAGTTGCGGACTGAAAACTGCCATTATTGAAGCAGCAGATATGGGCGGAACCTGCGTGAACCGAGGATGCATCCCTTCCAAAGCCCTCTTAGCCGCCTCCGGTCGGGTGCGCGAGTTGCACGACGACCATCACCTGAAAGCATTAGGCATTCAAGTCGGCCAGATTAACTTTGAACGGCAGGCGATCGCCGACCATGCAAATAATTTAGTGGATAAAATTCGCGGCGATCTGACTAACAGCCTGAAACGGCTCAAAGTAGACATTATCAAAGGATGGGGCAAAGTCGCCGGCATGCAAAAAGTGAGCGTGGAAACCGATAGTGGCGAGAAAAGTTACAGCACTAAAGATATTATGCTCGCTCCCGGTTCAATTCCCTTCGTCCCTCCAGGAATCGAAATAGACGGAAAAACCGTCTTTACCAGCGACCAGTCGGTGCGTCTCGAATCCCTTCCCGATTGGATTGCCGTGATTGGCAGCGGTTATATTGGCTTGGAGTTTACCGATGTTTATACCGCTCTGGGATCGGAAGTCACTCTGATCGAAGCCATGGATAAACTCATGCCCACCTTCGATCCCGATATTGCCAAACAAGCCCAACGAGTCCTCATTGCTCCCCGCGACATTGAAACTCGCACCGGAGTTCTCGCCATGAAAGTGACCCCCGGTTCTCCCGTCACGATTGAGCTAGCTGATGCGAAAACCAAAGACATTGTGGAAGTTTTGGAAGTCGATGCTTGCTTAGTGGCCACCGGCCGCATTCCTACTGCCAAGAATATGGGGTTAGAGCGAGTTGCCGTAGAATTAGACCGACGCGGATTCATTCCCGTAGACGATCGCATGGCCGTACTCGCCGACGGTAAACCCGTGCCCCACCTCTGGGCTATTGGGGATGCCACCGGGAAAATGATGCTCGCCCATGCTGCCTCCGCTCAAGGTATTGTCGCCGTCGAAAATATTTGCGATCGCCCCCGTACCGTAGACTATCGCAGCATTCCCGCTGCCGCCTTTACCCACCCCGAAATCAGTTACGTGGGATTGAGCGAACCGCAAGCGAAAGAACTTGCTGCTAGCGAAGGATTTGAAATTGCCACCGCGCGATCGTACTTCAAAGGAAACTCAAAGGCGATCGCCGAAGGAGAAACCGACGGCATGGCCAAAGTCATCTACCGGAAAGATACCGGAGAAGTCCTCGGCGTCCATATTATCGGCATTCATGCGGCTGACTTAATCCACGAAGCCTCCGCCGCCGTTGCCAAACGAGAATCCATTCACACTCTCGCCCATCTGGTTCACGCCCATCCCACCCTCTCCGAAGTCCTCGACGAAGCATACAAACGCGCTGCCGGTTAGGTTCCAACCCAACATGTAGGGGCGGGTTCCGCAACCATCTCGTCTTCCCACCCAAAATGTAGGGGCGGGTTCTGCCACCATTTTGTCTTCCAACCAACCATGT containing:
- a CDS encoding rhodanese-related sulfurtransferase; the encoded protein is MLVVATFYQFFPFPDYAEWRSPLLTLCTDNQLKGTILLASEGINSTIAGSRDGVNTLLAYLRSDSRIDRLEYKESTADDYPFDRLKVRLKQEIVTLGQPDIDPNARVGSYVRPEDWNELISDPEVTVIDTRNDYEVEIGSFRGAKNPNTHSFRDFPDYAKHRLKPQEHRKIAMFCTGGIRCEKATAFLLQQGFKEVYHLQGGILKYLEEVPAQESLWEGECFVFDGRISVKPGLEPGSYDLCAGCGHPISEEDKASSHYEAGICCPHCYDRLTPEKRSRQQAKYKQRQLKKTRDSK
- a CDS encoding family 10 glycosylhydrolase, with translation MLRYASCNIASHLPDRFGMTFSSIKPRTLKLWLALSVALSPLLATFSLAKPSQAAVNAYCQLSPQEMQQKAQVRQAALGGNAKAQQDYQSLLQQHATQLQNCRARTWPHTQAIWLRLYPCDLFNGNLDIVMDRIVDRGYNEVYIEVFFDGQVLLPKNDNPTPWPSVVRLQGQENADLLQMAIAKAKQRGLRAYAWLFSMNFGYNYSLLSDRQQALARNGENHTSLSIHEQKDTNYEVGDVGGGDSDQVFIDPYHPQAKRDYYYLVNSILKRQPDGMLFDYIRYPRLTGGASVATKIQDLWIYGPASQQALYGRATNNKGRELIQAYIRQGYVTAADIQSADRRYPQEGYAQWQGRNAPQGRLSLAQRRARLQKDLWLLGVAHALQGVIDFLALASAPAQRQGLPTGAVFFPDANQVVGKGYDSRLQPWDKFPTSMEWHPMAYAVCGQTDCISNLVQRVLGMASSDVRVKPVLAGAWGRSMKNRPSLEAQMADLQQWRGQISGISHFAFSWQEPEIDRQRRSCRAN
- a CDS encoding DUF3419 family protein, with the translated sequence MPSEIATRAEFSYIRYAQCWEDADILLEGLDIQPGDTCLSIASAGDNTLAMLTRSPSRVIALDLSPAQLACLELRVAAYRELTHPELLYLIGSPKDSNNATIQQYRQSLYQRCRPNLSAAVQNFWDDRPKPIEQGIGNAGKFERYFQLFRDRILPLIHRRSRVEELLAGGSLEQRQLFYNKRWNTMGWRLLFRLFFSRWFMGNFGRDPSFFKYVESNVAEQIAQRTAYALTQLNPSDNPYLQWILTGHYTTALPYSLRPENFEKIRDNLDRLEWHCSSVEAFLDSVEDNYIDRYNLSDMFEYMSLETYRQLLEKLIQKGRSGGRLAYWNMLVPRSCPEEWCDRIKSLTDLATNLHGQDKAFFYSSFHVEALI
- the queC gene encoding 7-cyano-7-deazaguanine synthase QueC, with the translated sequence MTGTEALVILSGGQDSTTCAALAMQQFDRVHAVTFDYGQRHQIELESAKAVANALGLTSHEIVDIGPILQSTSPLVSSEPLAEYESAEELPEGIEATFVPGRNILFLTVAANRAARLGVRDMVLGVCQTDFAGYWDCRQSFIDGMKVALGEGMYGDAGAYRIHTPLMNLTKAESVKLAQEVLGDRFEEVMELTHTCYAGVRGGCGKCHACVLRDRGFREAGVDDPIWKYRGGEMELSDRKLTDDKMDDTYGDRAIAAAATSPLELWPNPSRSHDYLIHIEHPEFTALCPRSGYPDFGTIVFDYYPDESVLELKAFKLYINSFRQERISHETVVNQIGDRLFSEVKPKALRIIGDFTRRGNVKTVITVYRGADMSFPDYQANLL
- the lpdA gene encoding dihydrolipoyl dehydrogenase, which produces MSEFDYDLIIIGAGVGGHGAALHAVSCGLKTAIIEAADMGGTCVNRGCIPSKALLAASGRVRELHDDHHLKALGIQVGQINFERQAIADHANNLVDKIRGDLTNSLKRLKVDIIKGWGKVAGMQKVSVETDSGEKSYSTKDIMLAPGSIPFVPPGIEIDGKTVFTSDQSVRLESLPDWIAVIGSGYIGLEFTDVYTALGSEVTLIEAMDKLMPTFDPDIAKQAQRVLIAPRDIETRTGVLAMKVTPGSPVTIELADAKTKDIVEVLEVDACLVATGRIPTAKNMGLERVAVELDRRGFIPVDDRMAVLADGKPVPHLWAIGDATGKMMLAHAASAQGIVAVENICDRPRTVDYRSIPAAAFTHPEISYVGLSEPQAKELAASEGFEIATARSYFKGNSKAIAEGETDGMAKVIYRKDTGEVLGVHIIGIHAADLIHEASAAVAKRESIHTLAHLVHAHPTLSEVLDEAYKRAAG